Part of the Zingiber officinale cultivar Zhangliang chromosome 6A, Zo_v1.1, whole genome shotgun sequence genome, TTATACTGTTGCACGTGCTGGACAGAATGGCTACCATCATCGTACTGAAATGAACAAAAAGATATACAAGATTGGTAATTCTGGAGATGAAACACATAACGCTATGACTGAGTTTGACAGGTAATTTCTTAAATCCATTTATCTTTTGTTTCACTATCATCTATAGTATTCTTGCTCAATGATAAGCTAGTCCTTTTGTAGTCATTTTACAACCAGGGTTTTCTTAGTTGTTTCTGATCACCATCTTCACTTTGGCAAATCTATCAAAAGCACTATTAAACTCATTCCATATTTCCTTTCTGACCAATTACCTTTCTGTTTATTTCTACAGAACTGAGAAGGACATTACCCCTATGGGTGGTTTCCCTCACTATGGTATTGTGAAAGAAGACTATATCATGATCAAGGGTTGCTGTGTGGGACCGAAGAAGAGAGTGGTTACCCTTCGCCAATCCCTTCTGAAGCAGACTTCCCGTGTGGCCCTCGAGGAGGTCAAGCTGAAGTTTATCGATACTTCATCCAAGTTTGGCCATGGCCGTTTCCAGACTACTCTGGAGAAGCAGAAATTCTATGGCAAACTCAAGGCTTAATTTCAGTGTAGTCTGATACTTGGTCCTTTGATGGAGATTGACTATTCCTGCATTTAGCattatcttttgtttgttttattttttggttGCATCATTTATGTTGTTGTTATTCCATGATCTCAGGTCTATCTATTATGTTCCATATAAAGTTTTACATAAACTCTTGGCTTTTGCACGCTAATGCTAGTTTCCCATGAATATTCAACCAAATCAGTGTGTATGTCTAGATGCATAACTTCGGCTGTAGATTTTAGGCGGTCTTCATTTGCTCCCCCAAAAAAATTTCATTGGCATGTTGTTCAACTTTCAATGCAGTCGTCTTTCCCTAATTTGCCATGATGCTACAATCCTCCTGTGACCGAATCTTCTCTTTACCTGCATTGTCTTTTGTGCggactaaaaaacatctttgaAGAGATTGCTGCCTATGATTGCAACCGATCCTGTTGTTTCTGCCAATATTGccagcttgtttaagtccgtcgGTACTCCTTCCTGTAGTTGGAGTTCTTCAGTTTCAGCAATCAAATGATTTGTCCAGCAATTTTGGCTTCTGTCTCTAGTGCCTTCTTGGTGAGCCTCTATTTCTGCTTCTTATATCTAAATACGTTTGGTTTAACTGTTATACACCAAGTTGCATTTTTGTTTTTACCAATTGCGGGgacctatatatatatttttttgatgtgTATATATATTCCCCCGATGCTTCACTAGCACTACCCACGTTAGCACGTGAGTCATCAGTCTCTGCCCTCACTCTTTCTTTTTCCAACATCGAAAGACTGTTAGAAGTAAAGAAAGAGGCTAGAAAATAAAAAAGTATACGAGTTTTATAATCATAAATCAATAATTTGTGAGCTAAGTCCCATCTTTTGTCCCCCATGTTATGGTGGGCCGCTGAGATCCCACCCCTTTTAGTCAATTCGCAtccttcatttatatttaaatattaaCCTGACCAATTTGTAATTAAAGAGCATAAGCCTAGGAAGAGAGCAATTTAAAAGTCGAcggatatatacatatatatttttaatctaATTATTTGGCTCTTACAATTTGATTAATATTGAGGATCATGTATTCACTTCtatgaaaaaattttattaatcagAAAACGCAAATAAATCAATCTAGCATCacgaataatttaaatttataatatattctgagtgagatttaaatttttattaactaAAAAATTCATCCCACCGCATATTATCGTACCATAATCCTGTAGAAGTGGTCGGATACTCTTAAGCTTGACTTGCGTACTGCAAATCCATAGCtagcttgtgtgtgtatatgttgTGTACGtacttttgtttttaattttggtatttaaaaaattattatagaatGGATTCGAATTTTAATGTCTCGTACTAAATTTGAATTCCCACTCATCCGTCGCCATCGTCATCATCGTACAACACAAAAGCCCTCTCCACTCGCTCGCTCGCTAATTAGGCATCGATCAGATCCTGATTAACTAAATGGCGCTTTAATTAGCTACCGCTGAAGAGAAGCAGCTTCCAGAAAGGGCCGGAGGGGTACGGGAGCCCACGGCGAGGGGATCTGCCGCTGGCTGAGGAAGAACTGTTGGTGGTGGTCCGGCATCGGCGTCGCAGGAGAAGGGGAAGCAGCGGCGGCGGAGTTAGAGTTGGAGACGCGCTCGCAGGAAGGGCACATGGTGAGCGTGGTGGGCGGAGTCATGTGCATGTACAGCTGCGGCGACAGCTTCAGGGCTCTAAGCTCCTGCACTTCCTTCTGTAGCCTCCGGTTCTCCTCCGTCAGCTTCTCGCAGCACCGCCTCATGAACTCGCAATCCACTTCCGTCTGCTTCAGCTTCGTCCTCGCCCTCCGGTTCTGGAACCACACCTCCACTTGCCTCGGCCTCAGGTTTAGCTGCTTCGCCAGCGCCATCTTTTGCTTCTGCCATCAAAACCAGTTTCGAGAATCAACGATGATAGCGGAATGAAGGAATTAGGGAtcggaggagaggagaggagaggagaagagaggaggagcttACGGGATTGAGGGTGTTGTGCTCCTTGAAGCTCTCCTCCAGGACAGCCGATTGGTCCTTGGAGAGACGGAGCTTCTTTCGAGAGCCGTCCCCGCCATCCTCCTCGTCGCTGATCCCGCCGCGAGAGCTGGACCGATCAGCTTCTAGAACCTCGTGATCGCCGAGTCCAGGGTGACCACTGTCGCGCTCCGCCCTCTTCCCGCTGACGCTCGAGAGCGTGCTGTTGGGCGACGACGCTCCCGCGTCCTCTTCGCTGACGACGTCCCTCTCCCCCGGCCCCCGATTCACGTCGATCCCCCGCAGCAGCGACCGCgtcgcctccgcctccgcctccgcctcgtCCGTCGACACCACCACCGATCTCTTCTCTGCAAGACCAACACCCAATCTTGAAGATCGGAGCCATTATTGACCAGATCTAAATAACCAGGCCCGTAAATACCTTCAGATGAGTCCCCCGAAAGAAGTTGAGCCCTGTAGTTGCCGCGGAGACAAGGAGACGCCGCCGGCTGCTGCTGGTAACCGGATGAGCTCAAACTAAGGCTAAGCCCTATATCCTCCTTCCTCagcatcctcctcctcctcctcctcctccttgcttgACCGATTTACCTttctcgatcgatcgatcgattctaTCTCTTTGGTACTTTCTCTTCCGTTTTTATTTCCTCCACACTTTTTCTCACTCGGTCCTCCTCCTGAAGCGAAATGCGGAGATGCAGAGGCCCTGACCGAGAAGAACGGCATTCATATATATAGTCGATCAGATTTTATGATCGCCTTTACATGTGTGTGTCATGCTCTGTGTCTATCCTAACCACACATGCTTTTTCCTAACCATGGTTAGTTGAGCTGGTCACGCGAAACCCGTGGCTCACTTTGCCTTATCGCCGTCGTCGCTTTGCACCGGCGACTtttgcctatatatatatatatatatatatataaattaaatgtgacgatgaaaaaaattttaaaattatggcAGTGAGACAACTCATGGCATTGCATGCGATGGGGAGTGGAGTTGTGCAATTATTACAGTCCGTTGATGGCGATACGACATGGCGTCCTACACAACATTCAATGTCCCCCTATTCAAGCAATGCCGCTCATCATTATGTCCTTCTCAGACCCCACCATCATCACTGCATCTATCATTTGCCAACCACCGATTAATCAGTTCGCAGTTTACGACTTGTCAGAGTTTTCCAAACAGCGTTTAGCCAAAGTGTTAAGTCTTTAACTTTCATTAAGGCCGCACTAACAGCGATAtgtgaatgtttttttttttttatttttcccctCAATTTTATGTGATAAATGCAAAAGAACCTCCACAATGTTTCCATCGAACCTTGGAATTTAAAAGCCGTCATTGTGTCGCGGAAGCGTACTAATGATTAATCCTGCTCCCCATCATCGCATGTTTACCTGTCCCACGTGTCCCCCTCTCTCAATACTCTTCATCATTTCCCTGAACCCTAAACTAATATGGCCCGCACGTGGTCCAACACCCAAGGCCCTCCTCTTCCCATTTTACCCCCGCGCGATTCGCACTAACTCCGCCCGAGTCCACTCGGTGCGCCATCGTAATTCGAACATAAAGGTGGGCCTCTTTCGGGTGGCTTCGTGCCCCCGGGCATGTGACACCACCGCGAGGACAGCGAGGCGCGCGTACGACCCAACACGTGCACGTGCGGTCTAACCGACGGTCGTGATTTCCCTTTTTTTCTTTAATTGATAAAAAGGGAATCTATTCGTATCATTCTCGGAGTGTCCTCGTGGCTTCGATCGCTGACTGAGATGCCAGCCGTCGGATGGACGGGCTCGTCGGATCGCGACCGCCCGCCGAGGGCACGGGAATCCAAAGCGCATCTGCTTAGTCGTACGTGTAACGGAGCGGTATCTTCCAACCGTTACAATCATGCAGCAATAATTATATCCACTGATTGACTTGGAATAATTCCTCTAATGATTCCTAGCCACTAGCTAATCGGATCCAATCTCGTCCGTCGAGCCGCGTGCAGCAGGGTTTCATCGAACGGAGCCGGTTGCTTCtaatttccttttaaagctttaaTTATGCGGCAACGTCCATgtgattataattattattatatgagCACGTGGCCACACGATCCAGCTCATACACCTCGTGCACGTCGTAATTAGAGAGCTAATCTATTGATTAACCATAATTAGCGATTAACTTGCGCTTAAGCTGATGGACCTCCACTGGTTCTGCCAAATACTTATTTTCCCACTGAATTAAGTGCACTAATTTGATTGCTAATTAGTCCTCGAGCTAATCAATGATTTTGAtcgttaatttaattaattattttaaaaaaaacacagaGTACATATGATTGGAATCACTTACACATGCACCTTTAATAATGTGTACTTTGCAATCCCTTGTTCTCTAAAGAATGTGGGGGCACAACTAGAACTAGTTAATGATAATCAGGACAAGTGGGGCATTGTGTCCCCTGCCTTATAGTAGAAATATTAATCGATTAAGTATGGAGAAATTAAGAAATATGAGGAAATATTAGTAGTCCACTCAATGTTATTTATGTCAGACTAATAGGCATTTAATGCATTTATCTAAAACTATACTTAAATTAGAAGAAAGTCATCCAATTCGAAGCCCAATCAAGTCGGAACACACTTTGACCCACGTTACTGTCTACGAGCCCATTAAATAATGTAGTTGGGCCTTCCAAAACTTAAtgatattatatttattaattaattaatgtctaTAGCCAACCACAAGTTATACCAAAGTGGTGTGAACGAAAGGAGAatgttttttttagaaaatttaaaaaatagtttgaCTAATGGGAataattgtttatttttataaatttatataaaataaaattttagtacATTAAGTCATAACATTGACTAtgaagtattatttttttttaaaaaaataattattataaatgtataaaaataataatatatttaattaatgcaTCGAACAAACTAGATTATGAGCATGCCATTTgggaaaaaatattaaacttatgTGAGCACATAGTAAAATTTGCCACAATTAAGGAATTAAATTGCCATTATTGCTACTATTATTTCAATGCGACAAGCAACGTGTAGCCCACTTCTACTCGTGATGCACGTTTAATTATGAGTTGAAAAAGTAGATGGGGGAAATTTGGCTATAATTCAAATAAGGGTGTATAGATGAATTGACCCCAAAAAAGATGATACGTAGGAAAATAAACTTAGTGATGCTCATGAATGTTTGGGGATGGAGTAGTGGCTAATAAGTATGAGAGTGGCCTAACAAGTTGCATTATTTAATTTGACTATAATtagataaaaatttaatctaattgtATTTCCCTCCCCAAGCATGCGATGGTAAAAAAATAGGATGGATATCTTTAGTATTTCTTAGCTCTCACTAATCTTTACGATTGGTTGGTTTAAAGAATTGAATATTAAAttactagaaaaataaaagatttttttgataaaattattataaaagtcTTAATTCAAAACAAGTTTTCCACTTGGTTTAGcactataatttattttaaaaaataaactttcaATGTCAAAGAGCTCTTTCTCATTTTTCATGCATAAAATCTAATAAAGAAGAGATTAAGTACTCTTTTGTTagaaaaaatatgtaaaaaaatatttttttttctaaataatttttccacacctaattagttcaatattattataataatttatcaaTTATAATATGAAATTCTATGTTGTAATAgttttaataaactatataataattataatatttttaattaagttgaatatTTTTATTAGCTTTAATTAATTCTACAGTTATTCGATAAATATTAGAGTAGTTTAGATTCAGATTAAAATAATCTTGATTAAATATTATAtagtttaaattaaaaattattataataatatttgattagtattttaaaagaattaaaataacaaattaagatagaaatattttttattttttttaatataaatattttattattaattaagaattaaatttaaatagaaTGAATATTTTGGAGGTAGATATTTAATATGTGGATTAAAATAGAAtatctaaattattaaaaatataagatAAAACTTAAACAGGGTCGTGGCTCTTATTTTTCACATTATTATAGCAACTAAAAGATCATAACTATTACGTAATTACAACATTTACAATTATGTAACTGTTATATAATTATAACAATTATGATTCTTAcaacaactataattttataGTTTCTATAATGTGATATTCGCTAATTGACTAATATTAAACAATGCTCATTAGATATGAAATTTTCATATTATAAGAGTTATGAATTATAAAAATATGGTATCACCACATTAACGACTCTCTTATAACTGTCTCACACCATTAAGAGGGAGTTTAACATAAATTGACAAATGCATGTGTTAAGATCCACATGGATGATTAAATTCATGCCGAAGAGTTATAAACTATAGTTGCTAGAATATCGTATTATCAGAATTAATGTactattataatataattaatattgatcagggttatcaaaataaaatgctattGCAATATATTTTATCAGAATCGAAatgtttatattataataattattgtattataattttttatattaatgatagTTAAAATGTAGATACTGCAGTAACTATTTTCTAAGTTGGAATCTATAACTACTATAATAGCGTAAAAACaaggtaattaaaaaaaaacataaagtgTATAGAGATGTAATGGGACTTacttttataataaataaataaataaataaaatttttaaaaaaataaagttctttcacaatttttataaaaagagtgtcttttttatatttgttaaacaaataattaaaaacaaaaaacaaaagacaCCCTTAATTTTCACTTGTCATCATCCCGCCCGCTGACCTATTTTACACGGCAGAACAACCACGAAACACGACTCACGTCAACCCACCACTCATTACTATCCACGTTACTCGTTGGAGATTCCGTCCTGGCACTGCTCCCTAACCATCATCTCACTTCTGTTCTCTGTCTCCTTTTAAACTTCCTCCAGCCTCCTCGATTCCCAAACCGATCCCGATCGACCTCCCACATTTCCCTTCAAATTTCACCAAAATGCTGAATTCCTTAGCTTCTGGTTGCTAGATCGGGTTTGGAACGCCTGACATGGAGAAAAACTTCAAGATCAAGCTCCTCTTAGGTTTTCTCTGCTCCTTCGTTCCGCTCATTTTGGTTGCATTGTGTTTCCTCCTCTGCAAAAGAATGATTTTCCGGAGCAAAAGCGAATCCTCGG contains:
- the LOC121996879 gene encoding homeobox-leucine zipper protein HAT4-like, which translates into the protein MLRKEDIGLSLSLSSSGYQQQPAASPCLRGNYRAQLLSGDSSEEKRSVVVSTDEAEAEAEATRSLLRGIDVNRGPGERDVVSEEDAGASSPNSTLSSVSGKRAERDSGHPGLGDHEVLEADRSSSRGGISDEEDGGDGSRKKLRLSKDQSAVLEESFKEHNTLNPKQKMALAKQLNLRPRQVEVWFQNRRARTKLKQTEVDCEFMRRCCEKLTEENRRLQKEVQELRALKLSPQLYMHMTPPTTLTMCPSCERVSNSNSAAAASPSPATPMPDHHQQFFLSQRQIPSPWAPVPLRPFLEAASLQR